The genomic stretch AAACttgtttcttccaaaatatccatagcatatttccgTTGAGAAATCATCAAACCATCTATAGATTGGgctacctcaatacccaagaaATAACGAAGCttaccaagatcttttgtctgaaATTGATTTGAGAGATGTTGCTTTAACTGGAGTATACCCTGCTGATCACTACCAgttatgacaatatcatctacatacacaataagataaatacaccCTTGGACTGAGTGACGATAAAAAAACAGAATGGTCTGGTTCACTACGGACCATACCAAATTGTTGTACTACAGTGCTGAATCTGCCAAACCAAGCTCTCGGAGAttgcttaagaccataaagagacATGTGTAACCTACACACCATATTCGATGACTCCTCCTGAGCAACAAATCCAGGTGGTTActccatatatacttcctcttcaagatcaccatgtaaaaaagcattttttatgtcaagttgatgaagaggcCAATGTCGAATGGATGCAATGGCTAGAAGAAGTCTAACAGATGTCATCTTGGCTACAGGCGAGAAGGTATCACTATAATCCAATCCAATATGAGTGTATCCTTTGGCTACCAAGCGAGCTTTAAATCGATCAATCTTACCATCTGGACCAACCTTCAATGTATAAATCCAACGACAACCTACTAAAGATCTCCCATGGGGTAGAGGAACCAGTTCCCAGGTACCACTGCTTTGAAGAGcacacatttcatcaatcattgCTTGCCTTCACTCAGGGTGAGACAATGCTTCACATGGAGTTTTAGGAATAGAAacagaagacaaagaagacaaacaagtatactacaaaggggaaagacgatgataacataaatcaatataatgTGGAGAAGGATTTCGTGTTTGACGTATACCTTTTCGAAGGGCAATCGGAAGATCGGACTCAGGTTGCAGGATCAGATCCGGTGATGTCGGAGGCATCGGAGGAGAGTCTGCAATGACCTCAAGGATAGGTATGACCTCAAGGACAGGTATGACCTCAGGGACAGGGATGACAGGCGTTGGGTGACGACGCTGATATGTTTGAAGTGGTCGAGAAGTGGGTGGGTCAGGAGCCCTAGACTGATGGGGGTAATGGTAGGCGGGACATTAATAACTACCGGAAAAGATGTGGGAGTACTTTCTTGAATGGGTTCTGGAGTTACGTGACTAGACTCGAAATATGGAACTGACTCGAAGAAGGTAACATCGGCCGATACTGGGTACCGTTGTAGAGTATGTTAATAACAACGATAACCTTTTTGGCATCGATGATAACTAAGAAAGACACACTTTAGTGATCGAGCTAAGAGTTTATCAAGACCAGGAGAGAGATTGTGTACAAAACATGTGGACCCAAAGACTCGGGGAGGAATTGGGTGAAGTGGGGAATTGGGAAAAAGGATTGAATGAGGAATTTTATTGTTAAGGACAGATGAGGGCATGCGATTTATAAGATAATATGTTGTTAGCACACCATCCCCCCAAAACCGAAGTGGAACATTACCATGGAGAAGTAGGGTCCGAGTGGTTTCTACAAGATGCCGATTTTTACGTTCCGCTACCccgttttgttgaggtgtgtgagGGCAAGATGTTTGATGGAGAATACCATTGCGTGACATGAAATTCTAAAATTGTTGGGATAAATATTCACGGGCATTGTCACTTCTTAAGGTACGGATAGACACACCGAATTGAGTTCTTATTTCTTGATAGAATTGTTCAACAATAGAAAATAATTCAGATCTATTCTTCATTAAAAATAACCACGTGCAAcgtgaaaaatcatcaataaaggtgacaaaatacctagactcaagagtagagacagtacgcgagggaccccaaacatcggtgtgaactaaagcaaaaggggACGAAGCTCGTTTATTGACTCGATTGGGAAACTGGCCACGAGTGTGTTTCCGTAGTTGACACGACTCACAATGTAAATTAGATACCTTCGATAAATTTGGCACCAACTTATGTAGTTTGGAAAGACTGGAATGACCTAACTGAACATGGATAGTGAGTGGAGAATCTTTGGCTGAGCATGTCTGAGATGACACAGAGAGGTAATAAAGGCCTTGAGACTCACATCCGACACCAATTGTTTGTCCCGAACTCCGATCCTGCAGGGTAACATTATTATTAGTGAAAGTGACACTACAATCAAGAGAACGAGTTAAACGACTGACTGAAAAtaaattaaatggacaattagGTACATAGAGGACAGAAGTAACCGAGAGAGAAGGTAGAATTCGAACAGTACCAATCCCTTCGGATCGGGTTTGAGAATCATTGGCAGAAGTTATAGTAGGTAAGAAACCGGATGTAGAGAGGGGAGATAAAAGATTTTTATTACCGGTAACATAATCAAACGCACCAAAATCAAAGACCTAagatccaagagaagatgattgAGAGAGACAAGCAGGTGAATTACCAATGTGTGCTACCGAAGCAGTAGAATCTAAGTTCTGATAATTCTGATACCACTTGAGGAAATCATCGTAGTTTGGCGTAAAGTTACGAGGAGTAGCCGTGAGTATCGGATCTGAAACAATTGCCCTATGGAGAGTGGAGCGGTTGAAAAATTGCCGGGATTGGCCGTCAGATGTGTTGTCACGTGCGGAGGTTTCTGCCGATGAAAAGTGGGGAACGGCTGGATCGGAAGAGGCGCTTCTACTGGTAGGTTACCGAAGAATTTTGAAAAGTGAGAGGCAAACCGGAGTGATGACACGGTTTGCAAAAAAAAACAGAGTGATGACACGGTTTGCAACAAAAGAAAAATCTCACCGGAAGACAGTGGGTCAACCGGGTAAAGCACGACGAAGAAAGAATTGCCTCTTAGCAGACTCTAGATACCATGTTGAAATACAAGAGACTgagagacatttgaataaactGTGTGTTTTGAAAAACATTACGGAGACTTTATTATAAAGAGAGATtataactaattacatgatatagtcgatgtgggactatttgatatacaaatattcttaatattatatttacaaatatcaacagAATATAACAACGCTTAAATACCAAATTTATTCGATATCAAGTCAACTGTTTAAGGATGAATTGGGATTCGAGAATTCATGATATCCTACTTATTTATTTATAATAAGTAGTGAATTCAAATTCCTCAATGAATATGAAACTCCGTTTTTTCTATGTCGatgaataactttttctatggatGTTTTATTCTTTAGAAGGTAAGAGAAAAGATAAAACtaaaaataaagtattaaattgAATTATTAATCCATATTCAAGTTTGAAACTCATGTAATTAACCTCTTTTCTTGTTATCTTGTTATTAACTTTATAGAAGATTAAAAGAATTAACTTATTATTAAGTCCATAGAAGATCAAAAGAATTGACCGTTGACCGTTGAGCTATCTTCATTGTTAAAAATATATTCGCTTAAATTTTTACACACATATTAAGAAACACAATAATACTGTCATAAGATATTACTCTTTTACTAACTTAACTATAACTTCGCCATATTAATTAATGTGTTAGAAGTAGTGTATCAAATAATAATTATATGACAATTGAAAAAAGAACATTCATATGATTAGAAAATGAGAATGACAGTTCTTTAAAAAAAGAATTTATTTATTAAAACGACAAATTTAAAGTGAAAAGAGTAGTACGCAAGAAGGAACTACAAAATGTGTGATCATAATCACTGTCTAATAAATAGAAATCTGAAATGCATATCGATAGAGATACATTTTTTATATTTATCTACGAGatacattttttttaaataaaatttaggtacaatttaattgaattgtacttaatatattaaaaaaaaatcattccGAGCACTTTACTATTCTCCGTTTCTTTTTAATTGTAGTTTGagtaaaaaaaattgttttttttaattgacgttttcaaaaaaatttaaaatttgagGTAACATTAATAGTCGTTTTGTCAAAATTACTCCTAATTACTTattaaaaagagaaaaaaaaataataaataattaaaaatattatagATAAAAAGACAATCATTATGTAAAAAATAAATCATTATTTAAAAAGTAGTAAAAATTATTAACTTTCTTAATATgcataaaaaaaattaaaaaagaacGGAGGGAGTATTTTACAAGAAAATTGATTTACTTTGtcaaaaaattatttttcaaagTTTATGTAATTTTTGTTGACAAAATATTAAATTTAGAGTCAAATGTGGGAAAAAAGATTTAAAGCTATCAAACAAAGGTTTAGAGGTATGAAAGTAGCTCTTTTGAGTGTTGACATTTTCATTCTCCTCATTTTAAGAGGCAATTTTCTCATAACAAAAGATAACAGTTATGAAGAGTCATTGTGATGGAAAGAAGATTTAAAGCTATAAACAAAGGTTTAGAGGTATGAAAATAGCTCTTTTGAGTCTTAGACATTTTCAATGTGTTCATTTTAAGAATTTTCTTATGGTGATTAACAAATAAAGCCAacataaattttaaaaatataataaaattgtTTTCGCAGTATAAACATTGTCTAAAATGCATTCAACTTATGTCATCAAAATATGAGGAAAGAGGTAAACCAAGttcattaaaaaaacaaaaaagcTGAATTGAgttaattttaaaaataaaatatattaaaaagAACAAAACCAAATATTATCATTTACAACTTGAAAACAATATTCATTTATAAGCCTCTCCAGGGTAACATATAGTTCATTTATATTCATGTAGCACTTTCATATATAAAACGTGTTATAACTCTTGAAGTTGTGGAAGAATATATTCACACCAAAAAATGTCAGTGATTTATTGACAGATTTATCACGATGGATCGGAACTCTGGATGTTATGTTTGGTTATTTTAGTACAATCAAATGGTCCAatctcttgatttttcttcaCCTGTAAACCATAATGAAACAAAGAAATAAGCCATATACAACAATACATCATCAAAATAAAAAGCATATAGTCACCATGAACGAATTGAGAAAGTAACATTAATAATATGCAACTTTCTGATTGAGATAACCCTATAAACACATTTGTGTATGAAACTTTACCAAAGTGATATCAATGGTTGAGAATGGAGATTGGGGGGCTTTGGTGAAATGAAAAAGGTTGATACAGGGCCAGTGAAAAGGCATTTGTAAAGGATGTGAAATTCCATAAATGTTCCAGTCAACCTAATTCTAATGGGTTATCTAATCACAAAAATACAAATATCAAATGCCTAGTTCTAGTATTTACTTTTTTGAAGTTAATAATTGAATTCATAGAAATTATACACGAACAAGTGAGATTGCAAAACAATCTTACGCTTTGAATTTGAATCAAATCTAGATACTGAAGAATGGACCTACCGGTGACCAAGGGTTCGGTTCATTCTGGACTTTGTCAGGAGGAGAGTTTTGTACAGCGCCACTCTTCATCATTAAAATCTCCTGCAGACGCAACAAATAAGATGAATCCAACATGGCAAAAATCACCACATTGCAAAGAACTAATTGCTTTATGTAAAGTCAGGAGCCTTAACCTtaaaaacaagtttgattccacTGCCATATGCAATTCAAACAATGCAAGTAAACATTTAACACAAACAATTACTAACAATTAGCTAACTTTGACAGTTTAAAAAATCAATGCAAACATACATAAACATAAATATTAAAAAGGGGGCGATGTTAAAGGCCAAAAAAATGGCAATGTAAGACTtcaaaacagaaaaacaagttGGCATGAAATACTTTGTCAGGAAAAGAAACTTAGTAATTAGGGATTAAAAGTATTGATGTTAGCTTAAGAAATTTGAGTCACCTCTCCAGCTGCTTCTATTGCAGCTAACCATTCCTCAGTAAAGGGAGCAACATTCAGTGGAGGCTTCGCTATCGGAACTTCCTGCTTGGTTTTAGTTGCATCTATTTCGCTGCCACTCACAAAATTAACATTGGTCACTCAATATGTAACGCTTCAAAACTGTCTTAGATTTAAAATGGAGGCTGCCAAAACATAGATGAACAAAAGTTATACAACAAAAATGATACTCACAGATGAATTATTTTGCCGTTGTCTTCTTCTGGAAAGTCGATTTTGTCTTTTGACTGACTTGCCATGTCAGTATTAGGAGACTTATCATTCTCAAAGACAGTAGTTACAGCTGCATCTGATAAACTTTCACTGTTCACTGAACCAACTTCATTACCTTGTAGGATTGTTTCAATGAAGATTGAATTATCTGAATCTAGTAACTTCGATTTTTCACTTAAAAGACATTGCTCCTCAGATTTCCAAGCAACTGCACTAGTAAAGGGGCCTTCACTCACTTGAATAGAAGAATCTAAATCAGCAGAAATAGCATTCCTATTGAGTTTCACTGAACTAACTTCGCTGCCTTCTGGGATTGTTGCGTTGAAGATTGAATTCTCTGAAGCTaataattttgatttttcacTTAAAAGACAGGGGCCTTCACTCACATCAATAGAAGAACCTAATTCAGCAGAAATAGCGTTCTCATTGAGTTTCATTGAACTAACTTCGCTGCCTTGTGGGATTGTTGCATTGAAGATTGAATTCTCTGAAGCTaataattttgatttttcacTTAAAAGACATGGATCTTCACTCACTTTAGTAGAAGAATCAAATTCAGCAGAAATAACATTCTCGAGTTGAATTTCAACTGAAGGAGATATATCTAATGAACCTTCTTCTGCACCGTTGATTTGCAAAAGTTCCACTTTTTCATCGACACCTTGATTTCCATCTTTGTTTACAAGCATATCTGAACTTAGTAACTTTGAATTTTCACTTAAACTACACTGCTTCTCACATATCAAAGAAACTGCAGTTGAAAAGGGATCTTCACTCACTTCAATAGAAGAGTCAAATTCAGAAGAAAAAAAGTTCATATTGAGTTGAGTTTCAACTAAAGGCAGTATATCCGACAAACCTTCTTCAGCATCATTGATTTGCAAAAGTTCAACCTTGTCTTCCACATCATGATTTCCATCTTCTGCACCATTGATTTGCAAGAGTTCCACCTTTTCATCCACATCATGATTTCCATCTTCTACATCGTTGATTTGCAAAAGTTCCACCTTTTCATCCACATCATTGATTTGCAAAAGTTCCACCTTTTCGTCCACATCACAATTTCCATCGTCTGCACCATTGATTTGCAACAGTTCCACCTTTTCATCCACATCATGATTTCCATCTTCTGCACCATTGATTTGCAAGAGTTCCACCTTTTCATCCACATCATGATTTCCATCTTCTGCACCATTGATTTGCAAGAGTTCCGCCTTTTCATCCACGTCATGATTTCCATCTTCTACATCATTGATTTGCAAAAGTTCCACCGTTTTATCCACATCATTAATTTGCAAAAGTTCCACCTTTTCATCCACATCATTGATTTGCAAAAGTTCCACCTTTTCATCCACATCACGATTTCCATCTTCTGCACCATTGATTTGCAAGAGTTCCACCTTTTTATCCACGTCATGATTTCCATCTTCTACATCATTGATTTGCAAAATTTCCACCTTTTCATCCACATCATTAATTTGCAAAAGTTCCACCTTTTCATCCACATCATTGATTTGCAAAAGTTCCACCTTTTCATCCAAATCACGATTTCCATCTTCTGCACCAATGATTTGCAAGAGTTCCACCTTTCCATCCACATCATGATTTCCATCTTCTACATCATTGATTTGCAAAATTTCCACCTTTTCATCCACATCATTGATTTGCAAATGTTCCACCTTTTCATCCACATCATTGATCTGCAAAAGATCCACATTTTCATCCAAATCACAATTTCCATCTTCTGCACCATTGATTCGCAAGAGTTCCACCTTTTCATCCACATCATGATTTCCATCTTCCACATCATTGATTTGCAAAAGTTCCACCTTTTCATCTACATTATTGATTTGCAAAAGTTCCACCTTTTCATCCACATCACGATTTTTATCTTCTGCACCATTGATTTGCAAAAGTTCCACCTTTTCATCCACATCACGATTTCCATCTTCCGCCCCGTTGATTTGCAAGAGTTCCACCTTTTCATCCACGTCATGATTTCCATCTTCTACATCATTGAGTTGCAAAAGTTCCACCTTTTCATCCACATCATTGATTTGCAAAAGTTCCACCATTTCGTCCACATCATTTATTTGCAAAAGTTCCACCTTTTCGTCCACATCACGATTTCCATCTTCTGCACCATTGATTTGCAAGAGTTCCACCTTTTCATCCACATCATGATTTTCATCTTCTACATCATTGATTTGCAAAAGTTCCACCTTTTCATCCACATCCTTGATTTGCAACACAACATGATTTCCATCTTCTACATCATTGATTTGCAAAAGTTCCACCTTTTCATCCACATCATGATTTCCATCTTCTACATCATTGATTTGCAAGAGTTCCATCTTTTCATCCACATCATTGATTTGCAAAAATTCCGCCTTTTCATCCACATCATTGATTTGCAGAAGTTCCACCTTTCCATCGACATCATGATTTCCCTCTATGTTTACAGACATATCTTCAATATGATGATTGGTAGCATTGTGCTCATTGCTATGGAACCCGCATCCTTCAAATGCATCCTCAACTAAATTTTGCTCCTTGATTTCTGTAGATGAAACAATAACTTTTGGCAGAAAGTCACTATCCAAGTGAACATCCTGGGAATTTACAGCAACAACAGCACTAGACTTTTGAAACCCAGGAAGATAGGAATCTTCATTTATGTTATTATCATCTGCCAATGAAGATGCTGAAACAGTTATACAATTTTCACTCAACCTATCCAATTCAAACTCCGGAGTTCTATCACGGATTGCTTTTGAGTCAATAACCTGGTCACATTCCTTATCCACTGGGCTTCTCAGGATGAAACCTAATTGATCATCTACAGGAAGCTGACAGTCTTTGATCTCAATTATTTTAGATTCATCCTCAGAAGCGTCATTGATTCCTAGTATGGAATTTTCAGGAGAACCTTTGGAAAATAAGCTCGTCACATGAACTGGCTGAGAACTGTTCATATCAGAGATATTTTCTTTTTCCGGTCCAATTTCTTCTACACCACTAGGATTTAGAGCCTTGGGTTGGTCTGCCTGTAACTGCTGACTAACTGCGTCTAAATTACTTTGGGTGGTTTTTTTGCAATTGATTATGAGACTCTCGTTCAATAAATGCCCCTGTGCATCTCCTTCATATCTACCAAATTCATCAGCACCACAATTTACCTGTTCAGTATTCTTACACGGGGTTCCTTGTTTAGATCCTTCGGGGACAGTTTTGCAAAAATCATCAAGGCTAGAATTTAAAAGTGCAGTCTTGGCACTCTTGTATCCCTTAAACTCTCCTGAAAACTCTGCCTGTAGTATCAAACTTTCCTTGAAAGGCGGAATGTCACCGGTGGGCCCTTTGATTTGATCATCTTCATCTTGTCCTATGGTATTCTGCACAGTATTAGAAGTTCTCTGCATGATAGGAAAGAGCGTAGACTGTGGTTCCTGATATGAAGACCGGTCCCCATTTGACGTAACATCATATAACTTGTTATCCAGAGTGTGGTCGGCCTCTTTCTCCAACTGCTCATGTGTCTGACTCTTTTTAAGAAGTTCATTCTCATGTGTAGGTATTACCATGTTCTCCATGCTAGAAATGATCTCATTTTCATGTAGTTCTCCTTGCTCCTTGGATTTTAAGATGACATCATCAAGAATGTTTTCAACCTCTGCTTGCTTACTTATTATTTCAAAAATCGAAGAATCACAATCCCCTTCTACACCAGGCATCTGCTTATTGTCTATTTGCACGATTGCTTCTGGCTTGACATCTGAAAGGCTTAATTCCTTAGTGTCTGACACTTTCTCCAGAGTGTGGTCAGCCTCTTTCTCCAACTGCTCATGTGTCTGACTCTTTGTAAGAAATTCCTTTTCATGTGTAGGTAATACCATGTTCTCCATGCTAGAAATGATCTCATTTTCATGTAGTTCTCCTTGTTCCTTGGATTTTAAGATAACATCATCAAGAATGTTTTCAACCTCTGCTTGCTTACTTATTATTTCAAAAACCGAAGAATCACAATCCACTTCTACACCAGCCATCTGCTTATTGTCTATTTGCACGATTGCTTCTGGCTTGACATCTGAAAGGCTTAATTCCTTAGTGTCTGACACTTTCTCCAGAGTGTGGTCAGCCTCTTTCTCCAACTGCTCATGTGTCTGACTCTTCGTAAGAAATTCCTTTTCATGTGTAGGTAATACCATGTTCTCCATGCTTGAAATGATCTCATTTTCATGTAGTTCTCCTTGCTCCTTAGATTTTAAGATGACATCATCAAGAATGTTTTCAACCTCTGCTTGCTTACTTATTATTTCAAAAACCGAAGAATCACAATCCACTTCTACACCAGCCATCTGCTTATTGTCTATTTGCATGATTGCTTCTGGCTTGACGTCTGAAAGGCTTAATTCCTTAGTGTCTGACACTTTCTCCAGAGTGTGGTCAGCCTCTTTCTCCAACTGCTCATGTGTCTGACTCTTTGTAAGAAATTCCTTTTCACGTGTAGGTAATACCATGTTCTCCATGCTAGAAATGATCTCATTTTCATGTAGTTCTCCTTGTTCCTTGGATTTTAAGATGACATCATCAAGAATGTTTTCAACCTCTGCTTGCTTACTTATTATTTCAAAAATCGAAGAATCACAATCCACTTCTACACCAGCCATCTGCTTATTGTCTATTTGCACGATTGCTTCTGGCTTGACATCTGAAAGGCTTAATTCATTAGTGTCTGACATTTTCTCCAGAGTGTGGTCAGCGTCTTTCTCCAACTGCTCGTGTGTCTGACTCTTCGTAAGAAATTCCTTTTCATGTGTAGGTAATACCATGTTCTCCATGCTTGAAATGATCTCATTTTCATGTAGTTCTCCTTGCTCCTTAGATTTTAAGATGACATCATCAAGAATGTTTTCAACCTCTGCTTGCTTACTTATTATTTCAAAACTAGAAGAATCAAAATCCACTTCTACACCAGCCTTCTGCTTATTGTCTATTGGCACAATTGCTTCTGAGTTGACATCTGAATGGCTTAATTCCTTAGTACGATTCTTTGCTGCCCCTTTGACAATTTTGGACCTTGCTTCTTTAACAGAAACTGTTCCCAACTTCCTTAGTTTAGGAATGTTACTCTCTGAAGGTTTGCAGGGTATGGAGCTTTTCTGCAAGCTGTGTGAACCGGAAGCTTTTACCTGCAAAGCAAAAATAATAGGCATGGACGTGTGATCAATATGTGAGTGTCATTTTATTGATGCATGCTTCTAAATATGATATAGGGAAATGAACATAATAATCATACCTGAGAAAAGAAACCAATGGAGGGAGATGGCTTCCGTAGGCCTGATGATTTTATTGTCCCTGTTTGATGCGTTGTTTGATCCATTCTGGATGGTGGACGTAGTATGGAAACTGGGGTATCCTGTGCAGCAGGTCAAAAATATTTCAAGAGAATAATCAAATAATTTGTAGTTAAATAACAAAAAATACAAAATTGATGGAGTAAAAAATTGAATATTTGAGTAAGTACCCACCGAAAGTTTTCCAGCCTGCTTGGTAAGACTTCTACTAACAGAACACTTGTCAGCCATATCAACTTTAGGGATGCTTGGAACATATGTAGGATTTTTTGACAGGCTAGAGATGCTTGGTGTAGGATTTTTTGACATGCGAGGGATGCTTGGCGTAGGATTTTTTGATAGGCTAGGGATGCTTGGCGTAGGATTTTTTGGCAGGCCTAACATAATAAAAACGAGATCAATAAATTTGGGGACAGAAAAAAGAGGGATTTCACACTTCTGAAGTTAAGAATGCTGAAGTGAGAGATTCATTTTAAACGGAAAAGTGAAAAGTTAGTGATTGATTAAAAAAGCCAATAGTTGAGATTTCGATCATATGCATGTATTTTGACTAACAAACTACAAAGTTGTTTAAATTTCATCGTTGATCTTTGAATTGACTACTATAAAGTACTCACATTTTCCTTCTGAAGTGTATTCCTAGGTTTACAAGAGTTAAATCCAGAAAAAAGGATCAAATACAAACTACAGAACTTACTAGGATGTGCATTCTGATTTCTTTTTGAGGAACCTGAGCTCAACATTCCACTCCTAGTGGTAGTTGCATTTGCAGAAACATTGGATTTTGGTCCTGGTATCCCAGTGATTTTTGACTCTTTACTCGGCATTTTAGCGGTGTCAGTTATTTTTAGTTTTCAAAGGAGTTAAGGTAAGCACTTTCATTATTCAACAGAAATACATACAACTAAATTCCAGCACACACACACTAAAGAGACTCCACTCTGCAACAGTTTGAGTTAACTTCAAATTTATAAAATCACTTCAGCTAAAATAAGATTACAGTTTTTATTCATGAAAGTCTTTATAAAGTTTATAAAAGGTTATGGAGAAATTAAATGAGAAAAGTACCACAAAAAGTAAAGAAGCAGAAATTAATTACAACTTATTCAATATAAACTTTTTCTTTAAAAAACACATAGTTACAGTAAGATTCTTTCTACGTTTTTTCTCATAAGATTCTTCTTGACAAAGCTGACTGTTAATAAATATGCATCTAAACAAGCTTATAAAATCACTTCAGCTAAAATGAGTTTACAGTTTTTATTCATG from Lathyrus oleraceus cultivar Zhongwan6 chromosome 7, CAAS_Psat_ZW6_1.0, whole genome shotgun sequence encodes the following:
- the LOC127100429 gene encoding uncharacterized protein LOC127100429 isoform X24, which codes for MPSKESKITGIPGPKSNVSANATTTRSGMLSSGSSKRNQNAHPSLPKNPTPSIPSLSKNPTPSIPRMSKNPTPSISSLSKNPTYVPSIPKVDMADKCSVSRSLTKQAGKLSDTPVSILRPPSRMDQTTHQTGTIKSSGLRKPSPSIGFFSQVKASGSHSLQKSSIPCKPSESNIPKLRKLGTVSVKEARSKIVKGAAKNRTKELSHSDVNSEAIVPIDNKQKAGVEVDFDSSSFEIISKQAEVENILDDVILKSKEQGELHENEIISSMENMVLPTHEKEFLTKSQTHEQLEKDADHTLEKMSDTNELSLSDVKPEAIVQIDNKQMAGVEVDCDSSIFEIISKQAEVENILDDVILKSKEQGELHENEIISSMENMVLPTREKEFLTKSQTHEQLEKEADHTLEKVSDTKELSLSDVKPEAIMQIDNKQMAGVEVDCDSSVFEIISKQAEVENILDDVILKSKEQGELHENEIISSMENMVLPTHEKEFLTKSQTHEQLEKEADHTLEKVSDTKELSLSDVKPEAIVQIDNKQMAGVEVDCDSSVFEIISKQAEVENILDDVILKSKEQGELHENEIISSMENMVLPTHEKEFLTKSQTHEQLEKEADHTLEKVSDTKELSLSDVKPEAIVQIDNKQMPGVEGDCDSSIFEIISKQAEVENILDDVILKSKEQGELHENEIISSMENMVIPTHENELLKKSQTHEQLEKEADHTLDNKLYDVTSNGDRSSYQEPQSTLFPIMQRTSNTVQNTIGQDEDDQIKGPTGDIPPFKESLILQAEFSGEFKGYKSAKTALLNSSLDDFCKTVPEGSKQGTPCKNTEQVNCGADEFGRYEGDAQGHLLNESLIINCKKTTQSNLDAVSQQLQADQPKALNPSGVEEIGPEKENISDMNSSQPVHVTSLFSKGSPENSILGINDASEDESKIIEIKDCQLPVDDQLGFILRSPVDKECDQVIDSKAIRDRTPEFELDRLSENCITVSASSLADDNNINEDSYLPGFQKSSAVVAVNSQDVHLDSDFLPKVIVSSTEIKEQNLVEDAFEGCGFHSNEHNATNHHIEDMSVNIEGNHDVDGKVELLQINDVDEKAEFLQINDVDEKMELLQINDVEDGNHDVDEKVELLQINDVEDGNHVVLQIKDVDEKVELLQINDVEDENHDVDEKVELLQINGAEDGNRDVDEKVELLQINDVDEMVELLQINDVDEKVELLQLNDVEDGNHDVDEKVELLQINGAEDGNRDVDEKVELLQINGAEDKNRDVDEKVELLQINNVDEKVELLQINDVEDGNHDVDEKVELLQINGAEDGNRDVDEKVELLQINDVDEKVELLQINDVDKTVELLQINDVEDGNHDVDEKAELLQINGAEDGNHDVDEKVELLQINGAEDGNHDVDEKVELLQINGADDGNCDVDEKVELLQINDVDEKVELLQINDVEDGNHDVDEKVELLQINGAEDGNHDVEDKVELLQINDAEEGLSDILPLVETQLNMNFFSSEFDSSIEVSEDPFSTAVSLICEKQCSLSENSKLLSSDMLVNKDGNQGVDEKVELLQINGAEEGSLDISPSVEIQLENVISAEFDSSTKVSEDPCLLSEKSKLLASENSIFNATIPQGSEVSSMKLNENAISAELGSSIDVSEGPCLLSEKSKLLASENSIFNATIPEGSEVSSVKLNRNAISADLDSSIQVSEGPFTSAVAWKSEEQCLLSEKSKLLDSDNSIFIETILQGNEVGSVNSESLSDAAVTTVFENDKSPNTDMASQSKDKIDFPEEDNGKIIHLEIDATKTKQEVPIAKPPLNVAPFTEEWLAAIEAAGEEILMMKSGAVQNSPPDKVQNEPNPWSPVKKNQEIGPFDCTKITKHNIQSSDPS